TTCGCATATTTTCCATGACGCTAATTTTCAAAATTTggcatgtacagtcagcagcagaagttgctaagcgggcgaggtgttcaaaattaccttgacacgctcttattctctgaACAACAAAGTCGcttcaagatcattttgaacacctggcccgcTTAACAACTTCTGCTTCTGACTGTACATAGCATGTGTAGGTAAGAAAACATAGAAATGGAAGCAACTTGTCAAGTCGATGCTGTTTGTCTGTTGGCAGCTTTGTTCAACATCAACCGTTTtgctaataggtacctaataatgaACACTGCAAAATGGGACACAAAAGTGAGAAACAACCACTTAACAAGTCGTTTTCACTTTTATTGTTTTGAAAGAACCTACATAAGAtatgcatgccaagtttcatgttttcTTCCGGTTGGGACTGTACATTAAGCTTACGATTCGGTCTGTCTGTTATTTCGTTTGTTGAAATACGTAAGTAGATCTATTAAAACAAATACATGACATTATAAAGGCATTTGCTACTTCTGCACATATTTTTCTCTGCCTAGATGAAGGAAACCCGTTTTTGTAATCCTGAATTTCAGGCTAGCATAAAGATAAGATACCCTTTCTATCTATTTTAAAGCTTCtatgaattatttttgttaaaaattttgAGTTAGAAATAAATAGTAAcatatataaaatttttgacgaccggtctggcctagtgggtagtgaccctgcctgtgaagccgatggtcctgggttcgaatcccggtaagggcatttatttgtgtgatgagcacagatatttgttcctgagtcatgggtgttttctatgtatttaagtatttatatattatatatatcgttgtctgagtacccataacacaagcctccttgggcttaccgtgggacttactcaatctgtgtaagaatgtcatataatatttatttatttatttattataaaacctaCTAGGTATATCTTTAAAGAGATTCCCATTATCGAAAAGTAGAAGCAAAACCAAAAGCCCGATAAGGACTGTGATTTCTGTGCAGTAAACATAATTTAGGTATACACTGTATGATAACGACTAAAGATAACAATCTCAATTACTTCTAGGAAAGAAAGTTGtcaaaattattaaagaaaaacaaagacttATTAGGTACGTTGTTTCTTGTTAAAGTGACATAATCGCAATTGAGATGCAACAGAAAGTCAAGATGATGAAAAATAAGTGTGTGTAAGTCTTTAAACGAGTAAAGATGACATTATTTCGTTCtttaactacatatttaaataactgAAATGAAACCGCAGAAAACTTTTCTAATACATTTATTGTACGGCATTTACATCAAATAGTAACTATTCGCCTACCAATTGTGGGTATAATGTATACAAATGGTTACATCGAGTCTTTGCATTCATTGTTCTTTACCgctaaacattaaattaaaattacacatctATGCCCCTTCATTGCACACTTACTACTAACGACAGATAATCACCTTTTAATTTGGAATCATCGAACTTTCCATATATTTGAATCAGGCATGAAACTGCTAAACATTTtccttatttttaaattaattaactttgatttttttaaagttcaatGGCAAACAAATGTTTCGTGATATTAGATatggtattaaattaaataaatacctatacctGTGTATTGTTTAGCATTAGTTTGCTACTTATGAAGACAATAATGAGAAACAATGCctagtttttatataaatttgaaattctaagaacaaattaaattattaagctCGACACTGGAGGCTtcggtcattttttccttcgtatatgacatttatttcagtttataaatttgaaattatgCCTTAGTTtccaaacataaataaaatatttcagatCGGAGTTACTAGTTATATAATATCACGTATCATATATATAGTATGAGAGACAAACATACTTAAGActataaagtacctatttacaAAATTGTGAAGTGAACAACATCAATGGATATTAAAATGAATTCGTAGGGAAACATGATAATTTATCGCTTATATTTACTGTAAAGACTGGTACAATAAAGCTTAATAAAggtgtaataaattattatcactAACTTACACTCGCGTTATATGTACACAATAGTTACGAATTCCCTAGAAAGCGAAACAAAGTAACGCTACTAGAATAGGATTCAATGGctcgataaaatatttcgatCATTTGAggtagaaaataaaattaagtaatcaTTACATTTTTCTAAAAGTACGATGACacttaaacatattatttacagtttgataaaattaaaatagttatcAATATTATTGAAGTACTACTGGCTGGTCCTAAGTTACtactatatttttaacaaaacattatttacaaCTTTATACACCAATaacttaagtaaaataaattaaaagtaatactgtaaataattttaaagcttaagttaaaaaataaacaaattttattcGCTTAAAATAAATCAGTCCATTCacaataggtatatgtatatcttGAGAATCAAactttatttaagtacctatacaaacAATGAAACATTCACCAGTTATCATATTTGGCTTGGCTCTATATTATTGATTGTATGATACTCATAAATGGCAAAATGCGGAAGATAAAACAGTCAGTCATACACCTATTTGGATTTGGATTGgacaattaaattgaaattttagttCACTGTTTTCCCATAAAACTCTTTCATTTACTATTACCGTTTCCAATTTTCAAGATATGTTTATAAAAAAGTTTAGGAATTATACCTACGAGTAACATATTTTAGACTCTCAGTTTATCAACCTGTCAGAGATATTGACtggtaaatgttttcttatcattgtaataaataaaatacattgaaCCAAAGTCAGCTTTCATTACTTGAACCACCATGTGTAACGAAAacctatgtaagtttgtgatcgTGCAATTTAAAGCCTCAATAACCTGGTCGGATATTAGAGCATTCTGAATATATTTTCCTGCAATACTTCTTCAATTGCAAGTTTTCATAAATTACATTGAAATCAAATGCAAGGTCAGTGAGTTTCAACAAAAACACACTGGATATCCTTGTATCACCTGCAGCACTACAAGAAAtatatagaaattaaaaaataacgacCTAACAGCGAACCACTTTGGTAACACAGTTGTCCTGTCACGACGATATTTTTTGTGAGATGCGTCAAACGTCAAATGTTAAACAGCAAACAAACGCACTGCGGCAGAATGAGATGAATGTAAGTAATGTTTGTATCACATGTTGCCTGTTGAAGCCTAGTGGCTAAATTTTCTTGTAGGACTGTAGTTGTAAACAAATGCGAAAACCGAGACGGTTAATTGCAGACATGATGATCGCGCTTGTAGCGGCAGAGCTCGCAGTGCACTCGGCAGCACCAGACGAAGCGGCAGCGGCACTTCTCCTCGTGGTCGCGGACGCGCGTCTGGTAGCCGCGCCCGCAGCACAGCAGGCGGCAGCCGTCCAGCCCGGCCGACGTGCGGTTGCACGAGCGCCCGCGCGTGCCGAGGATGCCGACCCTGAAATATACGGAACAAGTTTGTTCATATTTCTGGATCTTTCTCACATGAAGAAAAGTGATCATTTTATTGGTAGGTAGCTATTTTCGAAATACTTGCGATTTATTGATGTATGCGAATATTGGTAACGCTGAAGAGCGCTGGTAGAGAGGCTGTTTTAAGCTTGATGATAGAGGGCAATCTTTGATGAAAACGATAAGTATCGAAAGAAACAATCGAGATGATAAACCATCTCATATAACACAAAAGTCAGTTTGAAAACATTAAGAGAGGGCAAAATTGGTGACTACCTAAGTACTAAAGTTGCCTCCAGAATTAGGCGAACTAAGTTGACAAATCAATATGCACAAATAATACCACAGTTTCGCCAGTGGTGTTcatatcaatatttttaaaaagtttcaATTAGAGAATATCGCAAGAAttcaccgctaggggcgctaatgTTGCGCGGTCAGTTCAAACgtaaatttaagtatatttttttatgttattttacaaATGATTGTTGGTATTTAGCaaattgtgcaattttatagtaataaagagatattgtatgaatattttgtaattaaataaatgttttggattaaaatacaaaaaaggtCAGCCCAGACTGGGGCAATTTTTCGCACAATCTGATTAATTTCTCAATTACATTGTGTGGTGTGGACGCAAAAATTAAATCGTCTCGGTGATCCTTATTGCTTCGATTGTAAAAACTAGTCCCCAAACTGGACAATTAAGTTGACAAATTTGGTCAGAATTTAAATAGACGTCAATCTCATCTACCGGCCACaagtacaaaattaaatcaccaattttaggtTTATGGCGACAACCGAGCTCTCAAAATAAACAACTCGCCTCCAAAGCTGCATATTAACATAGAAATTTGGCATTTTCCTGTCCGCACCTCCTGATTAGATCGGTCACGTtacaatcttacaatcgaaTCAACCACTTTTCTTGTGACATTCATTAATCGAAATCGCCTGTGACCCCCTTATTATTATCACATGGGTAGTAattgcaatattttacttatcgATATCATTTTATCGACATATACCTACTCGtgactatttttaatttgtatcatTTTATCTGTCAATTTCATGTCAATTTAGTTCGCCTGATTCTGGAGGCAAGTTTAGTTCATCAAGAGAAGGATAGCtctaaaaaaaagtttgcaaAAACAAGGGAAGAGTGTCGATTACTGTACCAACAAGAAATACTAGGAACTTAAGTTGTTGAACGAAACTCACTCATCATTAGGTTCGCAGTAGTCAGGAGAGTCTTCTAAATAAACCAGGTCGGTCTTGTTAGGTTTCTTCATGTCAGCATGAAGGGGTCGCAGTTTCCTTATGttctttcctctttttctttcaaCCACCTGGAAATCGTTaaatccatttttttattaccgTCAAGTAGAAAATTGCCGGTTAGATATTACACATTTAACTCTAAATACTGATTTGTGTGAGAATCCGCCCGGGGCTGCCATGGTTCGCAGTAGTCAGGAGAGTCTTCTAAATGAACCAGGTTGGTCTTGTTAGGTCTTTTCATGTCAGCATGAAGGGGTCGCCGTTTGAAAATGGGTTTGGAAAATTTCGGCGCCCCCATGCCAAATGAGTCGGGCATAGCCCGATATATGCGGCGCTCTGCATGTATTTTATTGCTGTACTGAGGACGCCCACCCGAAAGCAATATACCTAAAGTGATTTCAAATAGGAATCACGAcctcaaaatcaaataaataagttCGAAACTAAAACCCAACTAAAAAATACAACGTAATATAATTTAccaacttttttatatatttacagaGATTCAGAGGATAGCCATGGTCGTATGCCACTTTACATTAAAGGGCTTAAAGTTTATAATCGTTAGGCCTTAAATTAGCATACCGTGTGAAAACCAGTGCAACGAGCTGACTCAGAAAAAGGTCTGTGATACAGTAGATGAGAAGGAAGTACACATAAAAAAGTGGTGTGTTGCGAGACTTGCGAGTCATTAAAAATGTATCGTTTAATTATCAAAAGTCAAatgatttaaataggtaaatattttacGAAAGATCTTAAAAGTGAAACCACACAAACAAACCAGTTCAGTCAATGaattaaattttttgacccatttcgtaccttgtcaatggacaaagtacaaaatgacTGTACCTTAACATGTGACGCCCCTTCGTATCGAGTGGTGAGCGCGTCGCCGACGGCGCGAAGCTGCGGCAGGCGGCGCCAGCAAACACGCACCGAGCACGAGCCGGACATGCCGTGGCACTTGCACACGCGCTGCATGCGCCCTCGTACCGCCTGGAAACAGTACATTTTTGTCAAGtctttttctttataatttcgAACTTTATAATCTGACACATCATATCCATAACCGTTTCATAACAAGATTATAAAGTTCGAATCGCCCTCACGGCATTTTTACTTTGAATAGTCAGTTTCCAGTAtagctaaatctaaaaatataaataaatgtagtattttctataaaaagggaccttattgtcgatggcgcttacgccattattaacgatgctccgatataaatacaatgccgcgcgacgcagtggctgtgcggcgtaagcgccatcgacaataaggtcccttttcatagaaaatgccccaaatattaaacacaaaataaataaaaaaacaaactaatgTATATCTCCTGAATCCTTATGAAAAACGGTCAAGTTGGTTTAGCTCGCGCACagcgggttccgtacaaactcaATTATCTTATGCAATATAAACACAAAAGATTTTTGGCCTGAagtatacaatagttatttgtgcaacaggaggaaagttggtttttcttgcgaatgTTTATAttaagtcccgagaaagcgaaagattctataattgaatcacgagcgaagcgagtgattctaagttagaatcttgagcgtagcgagggactcaaaaacacgagatgtaaaataactttgctctcgtgttgcacatataatttttcacctcagtagtgagaacatattaaaggctaaaatgtatttcgaactacacggaataatacagagaaaaaaaaattgtaatagaagtatggagtggcagttcatggccttcactaaattaaaaagttactgtgtttcactccctggagtgaggaaagtcgcactttcctcactccagggagtgacgaaagtaggcttgttcgagctgctgaggtgaaaaaaatatttttgtacagcGCCGTCTATCGAGTATCGGCAAatcggctaactaatttgcgcgaacTAATGTACCAATAGGTATATATGTCGCTTTTTCAGGGATATCCGGGATAGGGATtccttatcatgtgaaccgatttcaaaaaATAGATGTACTTACAACCACGTCCCCTTCAATAATCTGGTTATAGCATGTATTACTGCTCTTTCAAATGACACCCCacttgacctagtaactagacctTGAAATTTTGcgtccaaatttcaaatcgatagcgtatgtagttctcgagatattttgCGATGTTAGAGATGCGCACCATAAGTGTTCCTATTTACCGTTTTGGTacctacagaaccctaaaaagacaagCTACTAATTCTATATTTTATCATCTTTATCTGctataaagttttttactttatgGTAAGTAAATGATTAAGTACCCGTCTTCCCGCTTCATTGTTATGCAGGTTCATCAGCCCCTCATCAGTGTTCTTGTCTTCTTTGGAGTCCACGAAGTCCCGGCTGTAAATCTCGCCATACCTTATATCCTGAAAATGAGAAAGGACAAAAATGAATACAAACATTTTGCAAAATAACACAGAATATAGATAAAAATCGCGATAAAGCTATTGATCTATAATAAGGTATTTATTGAATCATTAAATCAATGTGCGTATTAGATTAACCTGGATAGTATTCTGATAACATTTAATTGATTTTTTCCGTGAATTAAATGCAATTCGGATGTAAatacataagataagatagaaaaataattttattgaagtACTTAAGTATAAAGGTGACATTGCCAAGAATaccatttgatttaatttatgcGCGAGATTATCAATTgtcgtttatttaatttaatttttaacaaagaGAACCGGTTTTACTACCCAGTTTTAAATGCCATCATTTTATGGCCTTCATCAGCAAGTTTATTTTGCGATACTTTTCGAGAATAAATGCACTTTTGgtgcttttaaaaatattataatttttctgACGTGTTCAGATCCTGACTTGATGACAAAGGGGACTAACTAGAAAGGACCAAAAAACCGGAATGGATCAAAtattgcctccttgtgtgtgttctaccgcctgtacaatgggctgtgctccgaagaattgtttgacatgatgccaacggccgctttctatcaccgcaccgctcgccatcggcagttcgttcatcctcacaccctagcacctaaatggtcgcgtactgtgcggtttaagaggaatttcctcccgcgtatgcttcggctgtggaatgcgcTCCCtaccgaggttttcccgaggggctacagtatggggttcttcaaaaaaggagtgtacaggtttttaaagggtcggcaacgcgcatgtaatatctctggtgttgcaggcgtccatatgctacggtgactgcttaccatcaggcgggccgtatgcttgcttgccaccgtcgtggtattaaaaaaaatatagtctcCGAGTAATCAGTgaacatacttacataaaaataataaaaacaagatTCCGACGAATTGAAAACCTCTTCCTTCGGTTATAAAGGAGAAACATCGGACTAATCCTAAGTAGTGTAATAACATCCGAAAAATTTGGCTAGGTATCTATTCCTAACATCTGCAGTGGCTCATCGAGAGGCCTAGTAATTTAGACGTGTGAATTTCTAATCGAATATCGCTGGTTCCAATCCTGGTTCGTATGCACGTGCGCGTAAGCTGCTGAACACTGCTTCACAAGACTTATTAAGTCAGCATCAGTACTCAACGCCTACCTCAGAGCATCCTCCCCACTGCCAGTGCCTTGGTGTACGCTTTCGCACCCTCGAGTCGCAGGAGCACTCGTTGAGCTCGCCTCGCGAGCAAGCGCGCGCCACGGCGTGCGCAAGCGCCGCTGAAGACAACGCGTGCACGAACGCCGCTTCACGCGATTCTGGAATCAAGTTACGAATTTTAGGTTATCACGATTCATCAAGAACAATATTTACTTGTTGAACCAGCAACACAAGGCGAATTTTCACTGTCAGACAATGGTCATCGTAGTAAAAAAGGGGCTCGGACGAAGGTAGACAAAAGTGAGGATGGTAGAAGTAAGTCAGAGGCCTAAGGTATCTCTTGAGCACACTTGGGCGTATAATACTTACTGTACTTGAGCACCCCTCCAAAGATGTCGGTGGAGTTCTGCACAGTGCTGCAGTTCCACCGGCTGTGTCGGAACTGGTGCTGGCACTCCTCAACCGCCTGCAGAGCGCCCGTTTGCAGCACCTGGAACAGGACAATAGGgtagatgacaatttttttattggtatcagtcgatcaggtttgttttgaggatcaaatgtgtgtatgggacccattgttttaaagcaatacaaaagtcacaggtgatggtcaaagtctggcatcgccactttactgagcaaacgctctaacacaaatggcaacacatcgtgacgtcactttgcttagaagccccATTGCTTAAAAGCCGTTTCGATGCGCGACgaatggaaaacaaggaaattgcgattttgtcggtgaaatgttgtgtttatgtatattgttgcggtacaatattttttttagtaaaatgtcgaatcgaatggtaccaatttaaaaaaaagttttatttcgaaactgaggtcttgtatttttttattattccc
The sequence above is drawn from the Cydia strobilella chromosome 2, ilCydStro3.1, whole genome shotgun sequence genome and encodes:
- the LOC134754193 gene encoding protein Wnt-4-like, with the translated sequence MELFWKVLSFQLLLAQAQANWWNLAAPSPVQGNTSLETITLHKDNCQRLDYLGERQKQLCLLSDKMVQVLQTGALQAVEECQHQFRHSRWNCSTVQNSTDIFGGVLKYKSREAAFVHALSSAALAHAVARACSRGELNECSCDSRVRKRTPRHWQWGGCSEDIRYGEIYSRDFVDSKEDKNTDEGLMNLHNNEAGRRAVRGRMQRVCKCHGMSGSCSVRVCWRRLPQLRAVGDALTTRYEGASHVKVVERKRGKNIRKLRPLHADMKKPNKTDLVYLEDSPDYCEPNDEVGILGTRGRSCNRTSAGLDGCRLLCCGRGYQTRVRDHEEKCRCRFVWCCRVHCELCRYKRDHHVCN